A window of Struthio camelus isolate bStrCam1 chromosome 15, bStrCam1.hap1, whole genome shotgun sequence contains these coding sequences:
- the TMEM186 gene encoding transmembrane protein 186 isoform X2, which yields MAAAAAAAAVARLCVVRSKVRTSPSLGRSLHNEPWTSLWRSEGVGPSCRLGTWGCSQRPGRRASGARAYLGAPPVLCARPCRPAPADGVRPKAVDENTEEFRLVYRFPGIKYCRVLSRMKLLQTAITTVMLPPVCYLYLHDQVSQTILLYTAGIAFFAGGMLYGMSYFFRRIIGLIYLNETGSTVKVAHLTFWGRRKDILCPTEMVMTLGDVGDGKEELLLQFKRVELFLMASKLF from the exons atggcggcggcggctgcggcggcggcggtg GCTAGACTCTGCGTCGTTAGGAGTAAGGTCCGCACGAGCCCGTCTTTGGGCAGAAGTCTACACAACGAGCCCTGGACGAGCCTGTGGAGGAGCGAAGGTGTTGGTCCGTCGTGCCGCTTGGGCACGTGGGGGTGTTcgcagcggccgggccggcgagCTAGCGGAGCGCGTGCCTACCTCGGGGCGCCGCCAGTGCTGTGCGCGCGCCCCTGCCGTCCTGCCCCCGCCGATGGGGTCCGGCCAAAGGCCGTGGATGAGAACACTGAAGAGTTCAGGCTGGTCTACAGATTTCCAGGCATTAAGTACTGTAGAGTGCTCTCGAGAATGAAGCTGTTACAGACTGCCATCACCACCGTcatgctgcctcctgtctgttaCCTGTATCTGCACGACCAGGTTTCTCAGACTATCCTGTTGTATACAGCTGGCATTGCTTTCTTCGCTGGTGGGATGTTGTATGGTATGAGCTATTTTTTCAGACGAATCATTGGACTAATCTACTTAAATGAAACTGGCAGTACTGTCAAAGTGGCCCACttgaccttttggggaagacggAAAGACATTCTCTGTCCAACGGAGATGGTGATGACTTTGGGTGATGTTGGAGATGGCAAGGAGGAGTTACTTCTCCAGTTCAAACG tGTTGAACTTTTCCTAATGGCGTCCAAATTATTTTAA
- the TMEM186 gene encoding transmembrane protein 186 isoform X1 — translation MAAAAAAAAVARLCVVRSKVRTSPSLGRSLHNEPWTSLWRSEGVGPSCRLGTWGCSQRPGRRASGARAYLGAPPVLCARPCRPAPADGVRPKAVDENTEEFRLVYRFPGIKYCRVLSRMKLLQTAITTVMLPPVCYLYLHDQVSQTILLYTAGIAFFAGGMLYGMSYFFRRIIGLIYLNETGSTVKVAHLTFWGRRKDILCPTEMVMTLGDVGDGKEELLLQFKRSKFTTCTAVLAVTAFETTANKPALSNREVWSVLFPRLSPSGLFKPLSPGAGGNQ, via the exons atggcggcggcggctgcggcggcggcggtg GCTAGACTCTGCGTCGTTAGGAGTAAGGTCCGCACGAGCCCGTCTTTGGGCAGAAGTCTACACAACGAGCCCTGGACGAGCCTGTGGAGGAGCGAAGGTGTTGGTCCGTCGTGCCGCTTGGGCACGTGGGGGTGTTcgcagcggccgggccggcgagCTAGCGGAGCGCGTGCCTACCTCGGGGCGCCGCCAGTGCTGTGCGCGCGCCCCTGCCGTCCTGCCCCCGCCGATGGGGTCCGGCCAAAGGCCGTGGATGAGAACACTGAAGAGTTCAGGCTGGTCTACAGATTTCCAGGCATTAAGTACTGTAGAGTGCTCTCGAGAATGAAGCTGTTACAGACTGCCATCACCACCGTcatgctgcctcctgtctgttaCCTGTATCTGCACGACCAGGTTTCTCAGACTATCCTGTTGTATACAGCTGGCATTGCTTTCTTCGCTGGTGGGATGTTGTATGGTATGAGCTATTTTTTCAGACGAATCATTGGACTAATCTACTTAAATGAAACTGGCAGTACTGTCAAAGTGGCCCACttgaccttttggggaagacggAAAGACATTCTCTGTCCAACGGAGATGGTGATGACTTTGGGTGATGTTGGAGATGGCAAGGAGGAGTTACTTCTCCAGTTCAAACG AAGCAAGTTTACTACTTGCACTGCTGTTCTAGCTGTTACTGCATTCGAAACAACGGCAAATAAACCAGCGCTCAGCAACAGGGAAGTTTGGAGTGTTCTTTTTCCCCGCCTCTCCCCCTCAGGCCTGTTCAAACCTCTGTctcctggggcgggggggaatcaGTAG